The Myxocyprinus asiaticus isolate MX2 ecotype Aquarium Trade chromosome 4, UBuf_Myxa_2, whole genome shotgun sequence nucleotide sequence atatatatatatatatatatatacacacacaattttatttcAGACAGATTCGTAAAccatttttatgtattctttgactcacaaatcagacatcgaTATTGCTTGCGAGCAAGTTTTAATCTACACAAGAGCAAAATGTATttgatgagatcattttaataCAGAGGGAATctagaaacattttaaaatgtataatcacAACAGACATTTCCATGACATTTAAGATTCTAcaaatttcaatgacttttccaggcctggaaatggaAACCCTGTAATAATACACCCAGCTGATACAACTGTATAATTTGTCTTGTCAGACAAGTGTatacaaacatacattttaaagacAATAAAAGGTGTTTAAGCTTCAGAGcaacactgtgacgaggaggagggagtggccgggccgtgagggtgaacagccagtgctgaatcagatgatcagctggagagcgagataaggggggACGGAGACGCTacttctggagagagagagagagagagacgcatgcagccaCGCAATGAAACACAATTTTATCTGTTCACATGTACACTGCACTAACCGTAATGAAGATACAGAGGACTTGGGTACTTCCACTTTATCCGCACCCTCAGGTGCATCCTGTAGTGATGCTAATATCCCAGATCTTAGCATCTGCTCCTCTAACAACTGCGCATCTGTTGCCAACAAAGACTCCTCATGCCACTCAGACACAGAATTTTGCCATGGAAGCACATGTGAATGATCTTGCAACTGGGATCTACTGACTGATGGCATGTGTCCCATCTGAGTTGGCTCAGGCTCGGGTCTATTACACAATAAAATAATGCTCATTATAAACTGCAccatttcagaaaaataaaaaagcttttaaactTTGAATATAAGCAAAAAGCTCACAATAACCTTTCGGAGGGGCTGATGTTAGTTGGCAGGTGTGAATGAGAAATAACAGGGATGTAGGCCCATTTTGGCAAGCAGGCACAGGCACCCAGTCTCTCTGACTGCTGCAATATATCAATAAACTCTTTACTGTCTGCATAATATGTTAAGGGTAACACGTCACCTGTCACAAAATAAACAGACCAATTCATCATCACTGGAATGCCAAAAAATGATATTAGTGTCAAGGATACAGTTGAGTCCCAGGCAAATGGCATAAAAGTGCAGCAGGCCTGGAGCACTGGGAAGCAGAAAAAGGTTGAGCAGCAAGAAAAACCAAGGCAAGAACCAGACAG carries:
- the LOC127439963 gene encoding rhomboid domain-containing protein 3-like isoform X2; this translates as MLDHIFLAWIWFGSNRPGFCCGTFLISMSILLTWLSGIHASLSLGPGGEFPGFDDFIFYALSHEELTSFLYNIILLLWLGPCQERRWGTFVFLALSFLSTVLLPPIYALFLFVTGDEASRISGYAATHLALFTAQCGQVKQRRVLRHVPVWFLPWFFLLLNLFLLPSAPGLLHFYAICLGLNYSKEFIDILQQSERLGACACLPKWAYIPVISHSHLPTNISPSERPEPEPTQMGHMPSVSRSQLQDHSHVLPWQNSVSEWHEESLLATDAQLLEEQMLRSGILASLQDAPEGADKVEVPKSSVSSLRSSVSVPPYLALQLII